One genomic window of Pseudomonas aeruginosa includes the following:
- the hisG gene encoding ATP phosphoribosyltransferase has translation MLTIALSKGRILDDTLPLLAAAGIVPSENPDKSRKLIIPTSLSDVRLLIVRATDVPTYVEHGAADLGVAGKDVLMEYGGQGLYEPLDLRIANCKLMTAGAIGAPEPKGRLRVATKFVNVAKRYYAEQGRQVDVIKLYGSMELAPLVGLADKIIDVVDTGNTLRANGLEPQELIATISSRLVVNKASMKMQHGRIQSLIDTLRDAVEARHRH, from the coding sequence ATGCTGACCATCGCCTTGTCCAAGGGCCGGATTCTCGACGATACCCTGCCGCTGCTCGCAGCGGCGGGCATCGTACCGTCGGAGAACCCGGACAAGAGCCGCAAGCTGATCATCCCGACGTCCCTGTCCGATGTGCGCCTGCTCATCGTGCGCGCCACCGACGTGCCGACCTATGTCGAGCATGGCGCCGCCGATCTCGGCGTGGCCGGCAAGGACGTGCTGATGGAGTACGGCGGCCAGGGACTCTACGAACCGCTGGACCTGCGTATCGCCAACTGCAAGCTGATGACCGCCGGCGCCATTGGCGCGCCTGAACCCAAGGGACGCCTGCGGGTGGCCACCAAGTTCGTCAATGTCGCCAAGCGCTACTACGCCGAGCAGGGCCGCCAGGTCGACGTGATCAAGCTGTACGGCTCGATGGAGCTGGCGCCGCTGGTCGGTCTCGCCGACAAGATCATCGACGTCGTGGATACCGGCAATACCCTGCGCGCCAACGGCCTGGAGCCCCAGGAACTGATCGCCACGATCAGCTCGCGCCTGGTGGTCAACAAGGCCTCGATGAAGATGCAGCACGGTCGCATCCAGTCGCTGATCGATACCCTGCGCGACGCCGTCGAGGCGCGACACCGTCACTGA